From a single Pseudobutyrivibrio xylanivorans genomic region:
- the aspS gene encoding aspartate--tRNA ligase, protein MTQSRTHNCNELRLSDAGKQVTLVGWFENIRKVSKNLGFVILRDFYGTTQIVVETEEMMAVIDSVNKESTISVTGEVRERSSKNPELPTGEIEVVPTKIEILGKCTHNELPFEINRSKEADENTRLKYRYLDLRNPEVKSKIILRSKIVAELRASMIAHDFMEITTPILTCSSPEGARDYLVPARNHPGKFYALPQAPQQFKQILMASGFDRYFQIAPCFRDEDARADRSPGEFYQLDMEMAFASQEDVFAVIEDVLPPIFAKYGVYNSASTAPFVRIPYLEAMDKYGSDKPDLRIDLVLQDATEVMADCGFGPFEGNVVKAIVVDGLNATRKQIDAMIAEVEVATAQKTYWFKLDENGEIVGGIAKFLQERKQAVIDALGLKPGDFVGLAAGPLLVAQKTAGVFRKLLGAAAEGHMKKDTYEFCWIVDFPMYEIGEESGELEFCHNPFSMPQGGMDALKNQEPLDILAYQYDLVCNGVELSSGAIRNHDPEIMIEAFKLVGLGEDDVKAKFPAMYNAFTYGAPPHGGIAPGVDRMVMLIAGEEAIREVIPFPMNKNAQDIMMDAPATVEQKQLDDVHIAIVMPKED, encoded by the coding sequence ATGACTCAGTCACGTACACACAACTGTAATGAGCTTCGCCTTTCAGATGCTGGCAAGCAGGTTACATTAGTTGGTTGGTTCGAAAACATTAGAAAGGTGTCAAAGAATCTCGGTTTCGTTATCCTTCGTGATTTCTATGGCACTACACAGATAGTTGTTGAGACAGAAGAGATGATGGCTGTTATCGATTCTGTTAATAAGGAATCTACAATCTCTGTTACTGGTGAGGTTCGCGAGCGTTCTTCAAAGAATCCAGAGCTTCCTACTGGTGAGATTGAGGTCGTTCCTACAAAGATTGAAATCCTTGGAAAGTGTACTCACAACGAGCTTCCATTCGAGATTAATCGTTCAAAGGAAGCAGATGAGAACACTCGTCTTAAATATCGTTATCTTGATCTTCGTAACCCAGAGGTTAAGAGCAAGATTATCCTTCGTAGCAAAATCGTAGCAGAGCTTCGTGCTTCTATGATCGCTCACGATTTCATGGAGATTACTACTCCAATCCTTACATGCTCATCACCTGAGGGAGCACGTGATTACCTTGTACCAGCTCGTAATCACCCAGGCAAGTTCTATGCACTTCCACAGGCGCCACAGCAGTTCAAGCAGATTCTCATGGCATCTGGTTTCGACAGATATTTCCAGATTGCTCCATGTTTCCGTGATGAGGATGCTCGTGCAGACCGTTCTCCAGGAGAGTTCTATCAGCTTGATATGGAGATGGCATTCGCATCTCAGGAAGATGTCTTCGCAGTTATCGAGGATGTACTTCCACCAATCTTTGCAAAGTATGGCGTTTACAATTCAGCTTCAACAGCTCCATTTGTACGCATTCCATATCTTGAGGCAATGGACAAGTACGGTTCAGACAAGCCAGATCTTCGTATCGACCTTGTTCTTCAGGACGCTACAGAAGTTATGGCTGATTGTGGATTCGGTCCATTCGAGGGCAATGTTGTAAAGGCTATTGTTGTTGATGGCCTCAATGCTACACGTAAGCAGATTGATGCTATGATCGCTGAGGTAGAGGTTGCTACAGCTCAGAAGACATATTGGTTCAAGCTTGATGAGAATGGCGAAATCGTTGGTGGTATTGCTAAGTTCCTTCAGGAGCGTAAGCAGGCAGTCATCGATGCACTTGGTCTTAAGCCAGGCGATTTCGTTGGTCTTGCTGCAGGTCCACTTCTTGTTGCTCAGAAGACAGCTGGTGTATTCCGTAAGCTTCTCGGTGCAGCAGCAGAGGGACACATGAAGAAGGACACATACGAGTTCTGCTGGATCGTTGATTTTCCAATGTACGAAATCGGCGAGGAGTCAGGCGAGCTTGAGTTCTGCCACAACCCATTCTCTATGCCACAGGGCGGTATGGATGCTCTTAAGAATCAGGAGCCGCTTGATATCCTTGCATACCAGTACGACTTAGTATGTAACGGTGTAGAGCTTTCATCTGGTGCTATCAGAAACCACGATCCTGAAATCATGATTGAGGCATTCAAGCTTGTTGGTCTTGGTGAGGATGATGTTAAGGCTAAGTTCCCAGCTATGTACAACGCATTTACTTATGGTGCACCACCACACGGCGGTATCGCCCCTGGTGTTGACCGTATGGTTATGCTTATCGCTGGCGAGGAAGCAATCCGTGAGGTTATTCCTTTCCCAATGAACAAGAACGCACAGGATATTATGATGGATGCTCCTGCAACAGTAGAGCAGAAGCAGCTTGACGATGTACACATCGCAATCGTAATGCCTAAGGAAGATTAA
- a CDS encoding desulfoferrodoxin family protein, which produces MKFYVCTLCGNFVGMIKESGAPMTCCGQKMKELVPGTSDGAVEKHVPVYTVDGNKVTVTVGSVEHPMAPEHYIEWIALETAKGAQRKVLNPGDKPSVEFMLTEDDSVVAVYAYCNLHGLWKSE; this is translated from the coding sequence ATGAAATTTTATGTATGTACGTTGTGTGGCAACTTTGTTGGCATGATCAAGGAGTCCGGTGCTCCTATGACCTGCTGTGGCCAGAAGATGAAGGAGCTTGTTCCTGGAACTTCTGATGGTGCTGTTGAAAAGCATGTACCAGTTTACACAGTAGACGGCAACAAGGTTACAGTTACTGTAGGTTCTGTTGAGCATCCAATGGCTCCAGAGCACTACATCGAGTGGATTGCACTTGAGACTGCAAAGGGGGCACAGAGAAAGGTGCTTAACCCTGGTGACAAGCCTTCTGTAGAGTTTATGCTCACAGAGGATGACTCAGTAGTTGCTGTATATGCATATTGCAATTTACATGGACTTTGGAAGTCAGAATAA
- a CDS encoding response regulator produces the protein MTILAVDDDSASLKTVTGLIKKIKPDSVCYSFDSALSALAKAREEEIDVAFLDVNMPELSGIDLGKYLVELNPFINIIYLTEHKEYAFEAMQLHASGYIYKPEAKDRVKKELESLRYPEIRKKYKRVFAQTFGNFELFVDGEPVIFKYNRTKEIVAVLINNRGAQTSNGELIASLWEDDGDPEKKLSYLCNLRQDLQNTFKKLKLDGIIIKQRGSMAIAKDKIECDLFDWLEKKKESKYQYLGDYMNQYSWPEFFHAELDDISYALYEDEDNM, from the coding sequence ATGACTATTTTAGCAGTTGATGATGACAGCGCTTCCCTAAAAACGGTTACAGGCCTTATCAAAAAGATAAAGCCTGATTCAGTGTGCTATTCTTTCGATAGCGCACTTTCTGCATTGGCGAAAGCCCGCGAAGAGGAAATCGACGTGGCTTTTTTGGATGTGAACATGCCGGAGCTTTCCGGAATTGATTTGGGGAAATATTTGGTGGAGCTGAATCCATTTATCAATATTATCTATCTGACGGAGCACAAGGAGTATGCTTTCGAGGCTATGCAGCTTCATGCCAGCGGATACATTTATAAGCCAGAGGCCAAGGACAGGGTGAAAAAGGAACTTGAATCCCTGAGATATCCTGAGATTCGCAAGAAGTACAAGAGGGTATTCGCTCAGACATTTGGAAATTTCGAATTGTTTGTGGATGGGGAACCAGTGATTTTCAAGTACAATCGCACAAAGGAAATTGTTGCTGTACTCATTAATAATAGAGGCGCCCAGACCTCAAACGGCGAGCTGATTGCATCCCTTTGGGAGGATGATGGCGACCCAGAGAAGAAGCTTTCTTATCTCTGCAATCTTCGACAGGATTTGCAAAATACCTTCAAGAAGCTGAAGCTGGATGGAATCATTATCAAGCAGCGAGGCAGCATGGCAATTGCCAAGGACAAAATCGAGTGCGATTTGTTTGACTGGCTGGAAAAGAAGAAGGAGTCCAAGTATCAGTATCTTGGCGACTACATGAATCAGTACAGTTGGCCGGAATTCTTCCACGCTGAGCTGGACGACATCAGCTACGCGTTGTACGAGGACGAAGATAATATGTAG
- a CDS encoding STAS domain-containing protein, with translation MLNIAKTQNEGVLTFDLEGRLDTTTSPQLEEAINGSIAGVKELIFDLEKLEYISSAGLRVLLAAQKTMNKQGNMTVLHVSEEVMEIFEVTGFSDILTIQ, from the coding sequence ATGTTAAACATCGCTAAGACACAGAATGAAGGAGTTTTAACTTTTGATTTAGAGGGAAGACTTGATACAACAACTTCTCCACAGTTAGAGGAAGCAATCAATGGCTCTATCGCAGGTGTTAAGGAGCTTATTTTTGATTTGGAAAAGCTTGAGTATATTTCAAGTGCAGGTCTCAGAGTTCTCCTTGCAGCTCAGAAGACCATGAATAAGCAGGGCAATATGACTGTTTTACATGTATCTGAAGAGGTTATGGAGATTTTTGAGGTTACAGGTTTTTCTGACATCCTTACAATTCAGTAA
- a CDS encoding Fur family transcriptional regulator produces MQQLRDAGCRITKQRLTVLDIILNSDPSCVKEIYREAVKIDKNIGSATVYRMVNTLEEIGVISRKNMYQVDCSTCDHRCPDDDCDSNCMGSCSECETKIVITLDDDTKMVIERTELQKLLEAGLHATGKVKEDIRITRLAM; encoded by the coding sequence GTGCAGCAGTTAAGGGACGCTGGCTGCCGCATTACTAAGCAGCGCCTCACCGTGTTGGACATAATTTTAAACAGCGACCCATCATGTGTTAAGGAAATCTACCGCGAGGCGGTAAAAATCGACAAGAATATCGGTAGCGCCACTGTTTATCGAATGGTGAACACTCTCGAGGAGATTGGTGTTATCAGTCGAAAGAATATGTATCAGGTTGACTGTAGCACCTGCGATCATCGTTGCCCTGATGATGACTGCGATAGTAATTGCATGGGCAGCTGTAGCGAGTGTGAGACCAAAATCGTCATCACGCTTGACGACGATACCAAGATGGTTATTGAGAGAACTGAGCTTCAGAAATTGTTGGAAGCCGGACTTCATGCCACAGGCAAGGTGAAAGAGGATATCAGAATCACCAGACTGGCGATGTAG
- a CDS encoding metal-dependent transcriptional regulator, with the protein MRTFINESAENYLETILLLSKKLPVVRAVDIANELNFKKSSVSIAMKNLREKNHITVTDAGYIYLTDEGKNIAEMIYERHELITEILMKLGVEEEIAAEDACRIEHVISKESFKAVRDYAKDKILK; encoded by the coding sequence TTGAGAACATTTATAAACGAATCAGCGGAAAACTATTTAGAGACAATTCTTTTATTAAGTAAAAAGCTTCCTGTTGTTCGCGCTGTTGATATTGCAAATGAATTAAATTTCAAGAAATCATCTGTCAGCATCGCTATGAAGAATCTTCGCGAGAAGAATCACATCACTGTGACAGATGCAGGATATATTTATCTTACTGATGAAGGTAAGAATATTGCAGAGATGATTTACGAGCGCCACGAGCTCATTACAGAGATTCTTATGAAGCTTGGTGTGGAGGAAGAAATCGCAGCGGAGGATGCTTGTCGTATCGAGCATGTTATCAGCAAGGAAAGCTTTAAAGCAGTTAGAGATTACGCAAAGGATAAGATTTTAAAATAA
- a CDS encoding DUF5685 family protein — translation MFGYVNTNRSQLSDEDKKKYQSFYCGLCRQLGKEAGFKGQMLLNYDLCFLAILLQSLYEPDIETEEFRCVIHPLKAKSGYTSEAISYATDMDIILSYHSLMDNYRDDNSKLSGLAASSIKKDYDRIKDKYPRQTLAVETYINKLSAAEHSRETDIDKVSSLTGEMLGELFNWKQDSWGETLHCMGYYMGKFIYIIDAYDDIKKDEKRGSYNPLLFMKNESPKEFETFVRINLTSLMAQCAKSFERLPIVENVDILRNIIYSGVWTRYEYLQLKGKKKESTQKETSNDRSL, via the coding sequence TTGTTTGGATACGTAAATACGAATCGCAGTCAATTATCAGATGAAGATAAAAAGAAATATCAAAGCTTTTATTGTGGCCTTTGCCGCCAGCTCGGCAAAGAAGCCGGCTTTAAAGGGCAGATGCTTCTAAATTATGATTTGTGTTTTCTGGCAATACTACTTCAGAGTCTTTATGAGCCTGATATTGAAACAGAGGAATTTCGATGTGTTATTCATCCTCTCAAAGCAAAGTCAGGCTACACCAGTGAGGCAATTTCCTACGCGACAGACATGGACATCATCCTTTCCTATCACAGTCTGATGGACAATTACAGGGATGATAATTCCAAACTTTCAGGCCTTGCGGCATCCTCCATCAAAAAGGACTATGACCGCATTAAGGATAAATATCCTAGGCAGACCTTAGCAGTTGAAACTTATATAAACAAGCTCTCAGCCGCTGAACATTCAAGAGAGACCGACATTGACAAGGTTTCCAGCCTGACTGGTGAAATGCTTGGTGAGCTTTTCAACTGGAAACAGGACAGCTGGGGTGAAACACTCCATTGCATGGGTTATTACATGGGCAAATTCATTTACATTATTGATGCCTATGATGACATAAAAAAGGATGAAAAGCGTGGCAGCTACAATCCTCTGCTTTTCATGAAGAATGAATCGCCAAAGGAATTTGAGACCTTCGTCAGAATCAACCTGACCTCTCTCATGGCACAATGTGCCAAGTCCTTTGAACGACTACCAATAGTTGAAAACGTTGATATTCTTCGAAATATTATTTACTCCGGTGTTTGGACCCGCTATGAATATCTTCAGCTAAAAGGAAAGAAGAAAGAATCCACACAAAAGGAAACAAGCAATGACAGATCCTTATAA
- a CDS encoding J domain-containing protein, which translates to MTDPYKILGVTRDASDDEVKKAYRALSRKYHPDANINNPNKAQAEEVFKQVQAAYNQIMDERQNPGSFYGYSNNGYQGQNSSGYQRTYYNGYNQNAGNRQQQDFDFSDFSDWYVYRGRSYGYNRPYSGFGRWCASMIILNLLCNICCFI; encoded by the coding sequence ATGACAGATCCTTATAAAATACTGGGCGTTACCAGAGACGCTTCTGATGACGAAGTAAAAAAAGCCTACAGAGCTCTCAGCAGAAAGTATCACCCAGATGCCAATATAAACAATCCTAACAAGGCCCAGGCCGAGGAAGTTTTCAAGCAGGTACAGGCTGCCTACAACCAGATTATGGACGAGCGCCAGAATCCTGGCTCCTTCTACGGCTATTCTAATAATGGATACCAGGGCCAGAACTCAAGCGGATATCAGAGAACTTATTACAATGGCTACAACCAAAACGCAGGCAACAGACAGCAACAGGATTTCGATTTCTCTGACTTTTCCGATTGGTACGTTTATCGCGGCCGTTCCTATGGCTACAACAGGCCATACTCAGGATTTGGTCGTTGGTGCGCAAGCATGATTATCCTTAATCTGCTTTGCAACATCTGTTGCTTTATTTAG
- a CDS encoding L-ribulose-5-phosphate 4-epimerase, whose translation MLEELKKQVYEANMELPRRGLVTYTWGNVSGIDRASGIFAIKPSGVEYEDLKPEDMVLVNLDGEVVEGKYRPSSDTATHCELYKKYENIGGVVHTHSTYAVAWAQAGRDIPLYGTTHADYFCGTIPCTRNLTEKEIDEAYEVNTGKVIIETFEDRGINTKYVPGVICKNHGPFTWGKDADQAVYNAVVLEEVAKMALFTEQVNPQVQPAPDCIRDKHFNRKHGANAYYGQN comes from the coding sequence ATGTTAGAAGAGTTAAAGAAACAGGTATACGAGGCAAACATGGAATTGCCACGTCGTGGCCTCGTTACATACACTTGGGGTAATGTCTCAGGTATCGACAGAGCTTCAGGAATCTTTGCAATCAAGCCATCAGGCGTTGAGTACGAGGATTTGAAGCCAGAGGATATGGTACTTGTAAATCTTGACGGCGAAGTTGTAGAAGGCAAGTATCGACCAAGCTCAGACACAGCTACACACTGCGAGCTTTACAAGAAATATGAGAACATCGGTGGAGTTGTGCACACCCACTCAACCTATGCGGTAGCATGGGCACAGGCAGGTCGTGACATTCCACTATATGGAACCACACATGCAGATTATTTCTGCGGTACAATTCCATGCACAAGAAACCTCACCGAAAAGGAAATCGACGAAGCCTACGAGGTAAACACAGGCAAGGTTATCATCGAAACCTTCGAAGATAGAGGCATCAACACAAAATACGTGCCAGGCGTTATCTGCAAGAATCATGGCCCATTCACCTGGGGCAAGGATGCAGACCAGGCAGTATACAACGCAGTAGTTCTTGAAGAGGTAGCCAAGATGGCACTCTTCACCGAGCAGGTTAACCCTCAGGTTCAGCCAGCTCCAGACTGTATCCGCGACAAGCACTTCAACCGTAAACACGGCGCCAACGCCTACTACGGCCAGAACTAA
- a CDS encoding xylulokinase has protein sequence MNINEVIAEGKTTALGIEFGSTRIKAVLVDEENKVLAQGDHEWENHLDNGIWTYPLEEVWAGVQDCYAKLKLDVYNKYDVKLTKLGAIGFSAMMHGYLAFDKDDNLLVPFRTWRNTITGEAAAELSKELNFNMPQRWSISHYYQCILNKEPHVKNVAYFMTLACYVHYKMTGKKVAGVGEASGMFPIDSKTCQYDKAMLEKFNKLASAHGITTKVEDLMPEVLVAGDDAGTLTAEGAKLLDSTGELEPGCPLAPPEGDAGTGMVATNAVSVGTGNVSAGTSVFSMVVVDKPLSKPYEEIDMVTTPTGEAVAMVHCNNCTSDLNSWVGIFKEFAEAFGMDISMNDIYGTLYRKALTEDANCGGVLSYNYFGGEPVVGVNEGRPMVVRQPDAKFTLANFMRSNLYGALGVLKIGNDILLKEEHVPIKSITGHGGFFKTKGVGQSVLAAALNAPITVMATAGEGGAWGMAVLANFCIRDDKSQKLQSYLDEKVFAGQESTTMEPDPEMVKGYDEWIAEYRKGLKAEAAAVESWR, from the coding sequence ATGAATATTAACGAAGTTATCGCGGAGGGAAAGACCACCGCGCTTGGAATCGAGTTCGGTTCGACACGCATCAAGGCGGTTTTAGTTGATGAGGAGAACAAGGTTCTCGCTCAGGGTGATCATGAATGGGAGAATCACCTGGACAATGGAATCTGGACATATCCTCTGGAGGAGGTATGGGCAGGCGTTCAGGATTGTTATGCAAAGCTTAAGCTTGATGTGTACAACAAGTATGATGTTAAGCTTACAAAGCTTGGTGCAATCGGATTCTCTGCAATGATGCACGGTTATCTTGCATTCGACAAGGACGACAATCTTTTAGTTCCATTCAGAACTTGGAGAAACACAATCACAGGTGAGGCAGCAGCAGAGCTTTCTAAGGAGCTCAACTTCAACATGCCTCAGCGCTGGAGCATTTCACACTATTATCAGTGCATCCTCAACAAGGAGCCACACGTAAAGAACGTGGCATACTTTATGACACTTGCTTGCTATGTTCACTATAAGATGACAGGCAAGAAGGTGGCAGGCGTTGGCGAAGCATCTGGTATGTTCCCAATCGATTCAAAGACTTGCCAGTACGACAAGGCAATGCTCGAGAAGTTCAACAAACTCGCTAGTGCTCATGGCATCACTACAAAGGTAGAGGATTTAATGCCTGAGGTTCTCGTGGCTGGCGATGATGCTGGAACTCTTACAGCAGAGGGAGCTAAGCTCCTTGATTCAACAGGAGAGCTTGAGCCAGGTTGCCCACTTGCTCCACCAGAAGGTGATGCAGGAACTGGCATGGTTGCTACAAATGCAGTTTCAGTTGGCACAGGAAATGTTTCAGCTGGTACATCTGTATTTTCAATGGTTGTTGTAGACAAGCCACTTTCAAAGCCATACGAGGAAATCGATATGGTTACAACACCTACAGGCGAGGCTGTTGCTATGGTTCACTGCAACAACTGTACATCTGATTTGAATTCATGGGTTGGCATCTTCAAGGAGTTTGCAGAAGCCTTCGGCATGGACATTTCAATGAATGATATTTATGGAACTCTTTATCGCAAGGCTCTTACAGAAGATGCAAATTGCGGTGGTGTTCTTTCATACAACTACTTTGGCGGAGAGCCAGTTGTTGGCGTAAATGAAGGACGTCCTATGGTCGTTCGTCAGCCAGATGCTAAGTTCACACTTGCAAACTTTATGCGCTCAAATCTTTATGGTGCACTTGGCGTTCTCAAGATTGGAAACGACATTCTTCTCAAGGAGGAGCATGTGCCAATCAAGTCTATCACAGGACACGGCGGTTTCTTCAAGACAAAGGGGGTTGGACAGTCTGTACTTGCAGCAGCTCTCAACGCACCTATCACTGTAATGGCTACAGCTGGTGAAGGCGGTGCATGGGGTATGGCTGTACTTGCAAACTTCTGCATCCGCGACGACAAGTCACAGAAGCTTCAGAGCTACCTTGATGAGAAGGTATTTGCAGGACAGGAGTCAACTACAATGGAGCCAGATCCAGAGATGGTTAAGGGCTACGACGAGTGGATTGCAGAGTATCGCAAAGGACTCAAGGCTGAGGCTGCTGCTGTAGAGAGCTGGCGTTAA
- the fsa gene encoding fructose-6-phosphate aldolase produces the protein MKLFVDTGKIEDIKKANDLGVICGVTTNPSLIAKEGGRSQEDILKEIASIVDGPISGEVKATTVDAEGMIKEGREIAAMHPNMVVKIPMTAEGLKAVKVLSSEGIKTNVTLIFSANQAILAANAGATYVSPFLGRLDDINMAGIDLIRDIAEIFDIYGYETEIIAASVRNPIHVTDCALAGAHIATVPYSVIETMINHPLTTAGIEKFQKDYIAVFGE, from the coding sequence ATGAAGTTATTTGTAGACACTGGAAAAATTGAGGACATTAAGAAGGCAAATGATCTTGGAGTAATCTGTGGAGTTACAACAAACCCTTCACTTATCGCTAAAGAGGGTGGCCGTTCACAGGAAGACATCCTTAAGGAAATCGCTTCAATCGTAGATGGACCAATCTCAGGTGAGGTTAAGGCTACAACAGTTGACGCTGAAGGCATGATTAAGGAAGGCCGTGAGATTGCTGCTATGCATCCAAACATGGTTGTTAAGATTCCTATGACAGCAGAAGGTCTTAAGGCTGTAAAGGTTCTTTCATCAGAGGGCATCAAGACAAATGTTACACTTATCTTCTCAGCAAACCAGGCTATTCTTGCTGCAAATGCTGGCGCAACATATGTTTCACCATTCCTTGGAAGACTTGATGATATCAACATGGCAGGTATTGATCTTATCCGTGATATCGCAGAAATCTTCGACATCTATGGATACGAGACAGAGATTATTGCTGCATCAGTTCGTAACCCAATCCACGTTACAGACTGTGCACTTGCTGGTGCTCACATCGCAACAGTTCCATACTCAGTTATCGAGACAATGATTAATCATCCTCTTACTACTGCAGGTATCGAGAAGTTCCAGAAGGACTACATTGCAGTATTCGGAGAGTAA
- the araA gene encoding L-arabinose isomerase, producing MKTQMNYKFWFCTGSQDLYGDECLSHVAAHSKEIVECLNKSGRLPFEVVWKPTMITNEVIRRTFNEANNDPTCAGVITWMHTFSPAKSWILGHQELRKPLCHMHTQYNREIPYETMDMDFMNENQAAHGDREYAHILSRMGIERKIIVGYWQDSEVQDKLASWMRTAIGIVESSHIRVMRVADNMRNVAVTEGDKVEAQLKFGWEVDAYPVNEIAEAVDAVSQSDVNALVDEYYGKYDICLEGRDPEEFKKHVAVQAKIELGFERFLEEKNYQAIVTHFGDLGGLQQLPGLAIQRLMEKGYGFGAEGDWKVAAMVRLMKIMTTGMKDAKGTSMLEDYTYNLVKGKEGIIQAHMLEICPTISDGPIQIKVQPLSMGNREDPARLVFQSKTGKGIATSLIDLGNRFRLIIQDVDCKKVEKPLPKLPTAINFWEPQPNFYTGTEAWLLAGGAHHTAFTYDLTAEQMGDWAAAMGIEAVYIDADTKIRDFKRDLALGNLVYR from the coding sequence ATGAAGACACAAATGAACTACAAGTTTTGGTTCTGTACTGGTTCACAGGACCTTTATGGTGATGAGTGCTTGTCACACGTTGCCGCACACTCAAAGGAGATTGTTGAGTGCCTGAACAAGTCTGGCAGACTTCCATTTGAGGTTGTTTGGAAGCCAACAATGATTACCAACGAGGTAATCCGCCGTACCTTCAACGAGGCAAACAACGATCCAACATGCGCAGGTGTTATCACATGGATGCACACCTTCTCACCAGCAAAGTCATGGATCCTTGGACATCAGGAGCTTAGAAAGCCACTTTGCCACATGCACACACAGTACAACCGTGAGATTCCTTACGAGACAATGGATATGGATTTCATGAATGAAAACCAGGCAGCTCACGGCGATAGAGAGTATGCTCATATCCTTTCACGAATGGGAATCGAGAGAAAAATTATCGTAGGCTACTGGCAGGACAGTGAGGTTCAGGACAAGCTTGCATCTTGGATGCGCACAGCAATCGGTATTGTAGAGTCTAGCCACATCCGCGTTATGAGAGTAGCTGACAACATGCGCAACGTTGCCGTTACAGAGGGCGACAAGGTAGAGGCACAGCTTAAGTTTGGCTGGGAGGTTGATGCTTACCCAGTAAATGAAATCGCTGAGGCAGTTGATGCAGTTTCTCAGTCAGATGTAAATGCACTTGTAGATGAATATTATGGTAAATACGATATTTGCCTTGAGGGCAGAGACCCAGAGGAGTTCAAGAAGCACGTAGCTGTTCAGGCAAAGATTGAGCTTGGTTTCGAGAGATTCCTTGAGGAGAAAAACTATCAGGCAATCGTAACTCACTTTGGTGATCTTGGTGGATTGCAGCAGCTCCCAGGTCTTGCTATCCAGCGCCTTATGGAAAAGGGCTACGGCTTTGGCGCAGAGGGTGACTGGAAGGTTGCAGCTATGGTCCGCCTCATGAAGATAATGACAACAGGCATGAAGGATGCTAAGGGTACTTCAATGCTTGAGGATTACACCTACAACCTGGTTAAGGGCAAGGAAGGAATCATCCAGGCTCACATGCTTGAGATTTGTCCAACCATTTCTGATGGCCCAATTCAGATTAAGGTGCAGCCTCTTTCAATGGGCAATCGTGAGGACCCAGCCCGCCTAGTATTCCAGTCAAAGACAGGAAAGGGTATTGCAACCTCACTTATCGATTTAGGAAATCGCTTCCGTCTCATCATTCAGGATGTTGATTGCAAGAAGGTTGAGAAGCCTCTTCCAAAGCTTCCAACAGCTATCAACTTCTGGGAGCCACAGCCTAACTTCTACACAGGCACAGAGGCATGGCTTCTCGCAGGCGGTGCACATCATACTGCATTCACCTACGATCTTACAGCAGAGCAGATGGGTGACTGGGCAGCAGCAATGGGTATCGAGGCAGTTTATATTGATGCAGATACCAAGATTCGCGATTTCAAGCGCGACCTTGCACTTGGCAATTTGGTCTACCGTTAA